In the genome of Coraliomargarita algicola, one region contains:
- a CDS encoding DUF4013 domain-containing protein yields MKETPIFEEVFNRLLKLPGFWVKLLIGGLLSFVPIVNLFAFGYLYRLSRAVRRSGEPVLPAWQDWPGLFQDGLRFGVVWLGYWLLPILVASGISWLLTCVGLSALTNVFLLSVVLLATVLFTSALYRYNMRKDFKDLLDLALIARMTWMELPRLVVPAFVFLGLVVLLLPFYGFAIFAAFLMLITYTSLRYRRLEQHQSTSF; encoded by the coding sequence ATGAAGGAAACGCCAATATTCGAAGAAGTTTTCAATCGTCTGCTTAAGTTGCCTGGTTTTTGGGTGAAACTTTTGATTGGCGGCTTGTTGTCATTTGTGCCGATCGTGAACTTGTTTGCCTTTGGCTACCTGTATCGACTTTCGCGTGCGGTGCGAAGGTCTGGAGAGCCGGTATTACCGGCGTGGCAGGACTGGCCGGGGCTGTTTCAAGACGGTTTGCGCTTCGGGGTGGTTTGGCTGGGCTATTGGTTATTGCCGATATTGGTGGCGAGTGGTATTAGTTGGTTGCTGACCTGTGTGGGGCTCAGTGCTTTGACGAACGTTTTCTTACTTTCGGTGGTTTTGCTGGCTACGGTATTATTTACCTCGGCGCTGTATCGCTATAATATGCGTAAAGACTTCAAGGATTTGTTAGATCTGGCTCTGATTGCTCGTATGACGTGGATGGAACTGCCGCGCTTGGTTGTGCCGGCATTTGTTTTTCTGGGGCTGGTGGTCTTACTTTTACCATTTTATGGTTTTGCGATTTTTGCTGCTTTCCTCATGTTGATTACTTACACGAGCTTGCGCTACCGCCGTTTGGAGCAACATCAATCAACAAGCTTTTAG